The genome window GAAGGCTGTGACATCGGGATTTCCTCGGGCGGAATGGGGGCGGGTCGCCATCCTAACGATTCGCAGGCTGTGCGCCAAAGCGCGCGCCCGCTCTATAGGAACGGCTTCAGCCGCGACAGGCACTGTCAGTAAAGCGACGCGGCTAAAGCCTCCTACAAAAAGCTACGCCGCCCGTAGCATCACCGTGGCGCGACCTTCGGCCAGCAGCTGCGCGCGGTGCACCAGGCGGAAGCTGTATTGCTGGCTGTCCTCGGCCTGCAGCAGTACCTCGGCTTCGCACTCGATCGCATCCGGCAGATCCTGCAGATCGGCCACATGCAATTGCACGCCACGCAGCGCGACCAGCATGCCCAGGCGCGCCGGTGTGCCGCTGGCGCGGTCGAGCAGGTCGCCGTGCACCGCCACGCCGCTGGCACGAGCGAGCAGACCGCCATGCACTGCCATCGCCTGCGCGCCGTATTCGCACAGGTGCAGCGCGCGCAGGCGGCCGTCGCTGCGCAGCGGATGCTCGGCGGCACGATGGGTCTGGCTGCGCAGCACGATGCGCTGCGCATCCCAGGCGATCACCTGTTCCCACAGGCACATCAGGCCCTGGTGCGGCACCAGCGCCGCGATCGCATCGCGTCCGCGCGGAAGCTCGGTCATGCCATGTCTCCTAATGCGCCGCGATCGCCGGCGTGTCGCTGGCCGTCTGGCGCGAAATCAGCAACGCCAGCACGAAGTTGAACAGCACGCCCAACGCCACCGTGCTGCCGATCGCGCGCAGCACCGGGATGCTGGAGGCGGCCAGCAGCGCGAACACCAGCAGCGTCATCAGGCTACACACGATCAGCGCGTGCAGGGTGCGCAGCTGGTCGGCGCGGTCGTCGCCGGCGTGGTCGAAGAACAGCGCGTAGTCCAGGCCCAGGCCGGCGGCCAGGATCAGCGCGATCAGGTGGAACAGGTTCAGTTCGACCCCGCAGCCGCGCAGGAGCGCCAGGATCAGCAGCGTGGTCAGCGCCATCGGCAGCAGCACGCGCACGATCCGGCGCGGCGTACGCAGCGCGATCGCCACGGTCAACGCCAGCAGCAGCGCGGCGATGCCGAGCGCGCCGAGCACGCGCCCGCGGTAGGCGGCCACCAGCGATTCGGAGGCCTCCTTCAGATCCATCAATTGCGCGCCGCTGCCCTGTACCGCGGCGGCCAGCAGTGCCGGGTCGCGCAGGCCGGTCAGCGATACCAGCGCGGTGGCGTGATCGGCACGGTCCAGCAGCAGGCCATCGACGGTGGTCGCCAGCGGCGTGCCGTGCAGGTCGCGCGCGGTCAGCGGCGGCGCGCGGCGGGCGCGCTCCAGGTCGGCCAGGAACGGGGCGAAGGCGTCGGCACGGAACGGCGTGGCCGCCACCGCGGTAGCG of Xanthomonas translucens pv. cerealis contains these proteins:
- a CDS encoding phosphotransferase, encoding MTELPRGRDAIAALVPHQGLMCLWEQVIAWDAQRIVLRSQTHRAAEHPLRSDGRLRALHLCEYGAQAMAVHGGLLARASGVAVHGDLLDRASGTPARLGMLVALRGVQLHVADLQDLPDAIECEAEVLLQAEDSQQYSFRLVHRAQLLAEGRATVMLRAA